A window of Argonema galeatum A003/A1 genomic DNA:
CTCGGCATTTAATCGGTATATGCGCTTTGTTAAGAAATTTAAAAATATAGCGCTCAAGGATGCCGTTTTTGCTGGGGAATGGTTAATCTTTTCGATGTCAATAACTAAACAATTGTCATTACCTTTCTTTAGGTAAACCATCTGGCTTTCGTTAAATCCTTCCCTTGATTCTATTATATGAAGTAAGTTAAAAGGCGGTATTAGCCCTTTGATTGGAATACTTCCTTTTATTAGTCCTTCGCCCGATAAACTAAAGGTAAATTCTCCAAATTCTGCACTTTTTAGCCATTCTTGGAAACAATTAACCAATTGATTTTTTGTTGAGGCGTCTTTTTTTTGCGATGTTATTCCAATAGAGTTAGGGTTGAGTTCGTCTAAAAAATTTATGAATTCGTGCTTTGTAAAATTTAACGTAACTTCAACTCTAGATTTTTCCTCTAGTTTTGAAGAAGGGAGAGGCAATGTTTTCATACTCCGATTTGGTACGTTGGAAAAATTTAAAGTAAGCGCTTCTAACAACGCCGTTTTCCCCGCATTATTCTGCCCAACGATAATATTCATGCCGGGGTTAAATTCTAGTTGGCCAGAATCTAAAAACGATTTGTAGTTAAGGACTTGAATTTTAGATATGTACATTTTCTACATCGTAGCAGCTTATTCTTATTCCCCAAAACCTTATTCTATCCCAATGTTAATGCCAACGGCAGGCTAGTGCGAACGCCCCAACTACAAAAATGCTTAGCCCAGCAGTATAGAGCGAAGTTCCGCTGGTTTCGAGGACTCAGCAACTTTTCGATCTTATCACGGCTTTGCGATCGCGCCAATCGTTTGTGGTACTGTTCTTCTAGATGTAACGTAACTTTCTCCTTGACAAAGCAATTGCGTAGAACCGCCACCATCCAGCATTATTACCTTATCTGCGCCAAAACTTCTGAGCGTAAAAGCCGCGTGTGCTTGAGTAGAAGCTCTAGAATTAAAAATTAAAATAGTTTCGTAATCACCGTTGGCGTCACCATCTTTCACACCCAGAAATGTTCTGCCAACTTCTTTGTTGATTAATTTATCAGCATCTTCCTTTAATCCCACAATCAAATTTGGTGCTGAAGATGAGTAAAGAGAAATTTTACCGTTAAATGCTGTAATATCGGCGCGATAATTCCATATTTCAAGCTTTAGCTTTTCTGTTGTATATTCACTTTCTCCAGCATAACCATCGCTGATGATTTTACCATTGACTTTAACTGGAAAAGCTAAATTAGTAGAAGGTTTAGTATCATCGCTGAAAAATTGACCGTTAGTTATACAAAAAGCATTCTGATTTGATAAATGGAAATTAAACCAAGCTTGGTTTAGAGTTTGACGTTGCAA
This region includes:
- a CDS encoding phosphodiester glycosidase family protein, with protein sequence MKNFNRQQVFAFFCASLLNALIPQIVSNASIFPPGFDVVKTSRGVTLYQKNAEYVQVIDLSKGASVKLLYGNITESGKSQGAYGGDDPQLQRQTLNQAWFNFHLSNQNAFCITNGQFFSDDTKPSTNLAFPVKVNGKIISDGYAGESEYTTEKLKLEIWNYRADITAFNGKISLYSSSAPNLIVGLKEDADKLINKEVGRTFLGVKDGDANGDYETILIFNSRASTQAHAAFTLRSFGADKVIMLDGGGSTQLLCQGESYVTSRRTVPQTIGAIAKP